The following is a genomic window from Clostridium sp..
CAACCTCCGTTACCCCGAAAGATTTTCCGGAACCAGGTGTTCCAAACACGGCAATGCAGAGAGGACGAACTACATTTCTGGAAAGTATGTATTCCGACATGAGATTTTTAATACTCTTGTAGGCCTCAAATTCATCTCTGTCAACAGTTTTTAGTTTGCCAAATTGTGCTATTGGTATATATTTAAGGGCACTCTCCTCTCCGTTTCTAACGATGTCATAGGCTATTTCAGCAAGGTTGGTGGAAGTCTTGTCTTTTATAATGTACCAGGATGATTGATATTTGGGATTATTTGAATTAGGTATTTCAACATCCTGTATATATTTTTTATATATGAAGTCATTTTCTCCTTCACTGAAAATTGAAGGACTTGGAAAAATGTCTTCTACGATATTTCTGCCAAAACCGTGTTTGAAATATTTTTGTGTGGCAACAATTCCCTCTCTTATACCATCGTCAATGGATTCATCAATAGATTTATCTTTGCGCCTTCCCAAAACCATGGATTTTGCCAGCCCGGCAACAAAACAGGAAGTAAGTCCGTACATTTTACCGTTGATCTGCTTTATTAGATCTCCCTCAAAGGCATATGTCAAAAAATACAGCTTGGATTTGGTCTCGCCGTTATTTTTATAATATATGGCACCTTCCAAACCAAGAGGAACAATCAGGCGGCTGCATTTTGACAGAAAAGTAAGGCTTGGATTGTTTTTTATCTGCCATACAAAGTCCAGTGCCGTTCTTTCCCAGGAAAGATTCTTGCTTATATTGACCTCCTTGGAACGCAGGTCATCTCCGTTTATAACTATTAGAGTATTCTTCATATGAAACTTTTCGAGATGCTTCCATAATTTCGTGGAACTGGAAGGGTTATCCATTTTGTATATAATTGTAGGATGGCTGCCGGGATCTTTTAAAGCCGAGGGCCAGAATTCTTCATTGTCGTTAAAACCATTGTTTTCGTCATCAAGTATAATCAGGTCGGCATTTTTATTATCAGTCACAATTGGAAACAATTTTGGATTGCCAAAAAGTATATCCGTAAAACCCAGAAATGATTTTACTCTATATATTCTGTTTTTATTTTTCTCATCCGATGCTGATGGAAAGAGCCCTAATTGTATGGTGGAATTCAGAAGCCCGTCAGGCAGATGATTCTTGTCATAGTTTATTTTTGGCGAAACAACATTTGCACCTGTGGACAGAGCTACAAATTTGGCCAGAAGCAATGCTTCTCCTTCACTTAACCTGCTGCATATATGTGGATACTGCTGCCAACTCAAGTCACTAATATACTCGTTGTTGATTTGCCAGAATAGTAGGTTGACACATACATCCCCTGATACAACAATATTAAAATTCTTGATTTCCATAACTTTTAATCCTTTCTTAAACTATAGGTTGTATTCAAAATAATAATTATATTATAACTCCAATTCTTTGGATTTTATATAGATTTTACAAATCCTGTTTTTAGTATGCAGGCTGCAGGTATCTATGATAAAATGAAGACAACAAAATTTTTTGGGAGGACAAAGATGAAAAAATTTTTATTGTGCTTTTTTGTATTGATTGCTATAGTTTTTTTCCTGCCGGCTAAGGCTTTAGCTTCGGATTCGGTCAATCTGTCTAAATTTTATATATACAGTACGATAAATGAAGATGGTTCCGTTTCCATGAAGGAATTAATAACTTTTGATTTTGATGGCAGCTACAATGGAGCCTATAGAGACATATCAACGAGGAATACAGATGGCATATATGGTGTCAATGTAGCTCTTGTATCTAAAAGTGCTTCGGAAGTACCATTCAGACATGTTGAAAGTGCCGAAAACGGAGACAAGGATGTGTTTGAACTTATAAAACAAGATGACGATTTGTATAGAATAAAAATTTATACTCCTTCGCGGAATGAAAAGAGAACTTTCCAAATAACATATACAATGAAAAATGTAGCAACAAGGTACAAAGATACAGGTGAATTTTTTTATGACTATTGGTCATCCGGAAATGAAACCGAAATAGATGATTTGAAAATACACGTTGTCATTCCAAAAGTTATGGAGACAGGGGACATTAAAGCCTATTATCATGGAGTGCTGAATGGAAGGGTGTCCGTCAAAAATGAAAGTGTGGATTATGCTTTCCAGCATGTTGGTTCAAATGAACTTGTTGAAACTAGAGTGCTCTTCCCTCAAGAGGCAATATCGAAATCTGCGAATGTTAAAAATGAGGATAAATTAAAAGATATTTTAAATGAGGAATTCAATTATAAGAAGCAGCTGGAAGCAAAGATGGCACGGAGTGCCTTGGTGGCAAAAATATTCAATGCAGTAAGTACAGCATTGGGATTGCTTTTTATTATCATTGTATTCAATGTATGGAGAAGATTGAAATATGATTCCCGTGATGAATACAGTGTTTACGTTCCATTTGATATTCCTGAAGAGTGTACGCCTGCAGTAGCGGCATATCTTGTGAACGGATCAGTAAATGGAAGAACACTATATGCCACCATACTGGATTTGTGGAGAAAAGATTATTTAAGCATACGAAAAGTGGAAACTGAAAGTAAAAAACATAAGGCCGACTTTATCATGACAAAAAATAATAAAAACTTAGAAGGGCTTCTGAAACATGAAATATATTTTATGGCCTGGCTTTTCGAGACCATCGGTGATGGAGAAACTGTTGCCCTGTCATCCATAAGAAAAGCCAGCGAAAATGGAGGCTTTGACAGTAAATTTGGAGACTGGACTTATAAGATAAAAGATGAGGCCAAGTCAAGAAATTATTATGATAAGAGGGCAAACAGTGCAGGTGTAAAGCTAATTGCAATTTCTATAGCAGCCATAATCTTTTCCATAGTAGCTATTGTATTAAAGGCTTATCTTGGTGTATTCTCCATGCTTGTATCAGTTTTTGTACTGATTTGTGGGATATACTATTGTTTCAGAAGAAGCCAATACGGGAAATCCCAGTATGAAAAATGGATTAAGTTCAGGAATTATATTAAAAATACGGAATTTACTTATAATGAAGATACTGGATATATAGAAAAGTATATTCCCTATGCAGAGGCCTTGAACATGGAAAAGAACAGTATGGGAAAACTCAAATCCGTGTTTGAAAATACTTCTCCCAATATGGGATGGATATACTATTACCTTATATTTGACAGTATGAATTTAGATGAGCATGAACAATTCAGCTATTATATGTATAATTCTTTCAATACAGGATCTTCAGGAGATTCAGGTACAGGAAGCTATGGAGGCGGTTCAAGCGGAAGTTCCGGTGGTGGAGGTGCCGGTGGATTTTAAGAAAATAAGGGTTATTGGAGAATAAGCTAGAGGGGACTGGGGGAGTAGTCCCCGGTTTAAGGACCTTCTATTCATCTAGCAGTGGATATAACTCTTTTTCTTCCCTGAAAATTCTATTTGACAGGACTTTAAAAATCTTTTTAGTATCTTCATAAAATTCATCAATGCTATTTTTGATCTTATTGGGAGTATTGTATTTCGATTTATAACTATTATATATTCCGGTAACTTCCTTCATTTCTTCACTGTATTTTTTGCCGAACATATTAAGTAACTTGTTTGGACTGCTTGAAAGGTGTGGATACAGGTATTTGTCCTCATTAAACAAATGTATTCTGAGTTTACCGCTTAAAGTATTTATGCTCCTGGCAATTTCAATTGAATTTTCATCTACAGTGTGATTTTTAACATTCTGAAGCACATAATCAGTCAAATTCATTATTTCATTATGTTGCCTTTCTAAATTTTTAACATCCATATTATAAGACCTTCCTTTCATCTTTTAATATGTTAACATATGATATGGTTAATTTCTGTAACTTATGTTACAGAAATATTTTTTATTGCTCTGGCCAACCTTTTGATACCCTCCTCAATCATTTCTTCATTGGAATTTGTATAATTCAATCTTAGCGTGTTGCTTCCATTTTTATTGATATAAAATGGATCACCGGGAACGAAAGCAACATTTTCTCCTGCTGCAACTTTAAATAAATCCAGTGATGAAATTTCTTCAGGAAGAGTTATCCAGAGAAACATACCTCCT
Proteins encoded in this region:
- a CDS encoding Ryanodine receptor Ryr; amino-acid sequence: MEIKNFNIVVSGDVCVNLLFWQINNEYISDLSWQQYPHICSRLSEGEALLLAKFVALSTGANVVSPKINYDKNHLPDGLLNSTIQLGLFPSASDEKNKNRIYRVKSFLGFTDILFGNPKLFPIVTDNKNADLIILDDENNGFNDNEEFWPSALKDPGSHPTIIYKMDNPSSSTKLWKHLEKFHMKNTLIVINGDDLRSKEVNISKNLSWERTALDFVWQIKNNPSLTFLSKCSRLIVPLGLEGAIYYKNNGETKSKLYFLTYAFEGDLIKQINGKMYGLTSCFVAGLAKSMVLGRRKDKSIDESIDDGIREGIVATQKYFKHGFGRNIVEDIFPSPSIFSEGENDFIYKKYIQDVEIPNSNNPKYQSSWYIIKDKTSTNLAEIAYDIVRNGEESALKYIPIAQFGKLKTVDRDEFEAYKSIKNLMSEYILSRNVVRPLCIAVFGTPGSGKSFGVTEVASCVAPNLIKKLDFNLSQFQTLSDLIISFHKVRDISLMGKIPLVFFDEFDSTFEKKLGWLKYFLAPMQDGIFREDNSIHPVGKAIFVFAGGTSSTFEEFCGENITDETEYKQFNREFESAKGPDFISRLRGYVNTLGLNQTDERRDQLFIIRRAMLLRSLMERKVPHLINERGEAQIDRGVLRALLKISTYKHESRSMEAILEMSRLTNSKKWEQSCLPPKDQLRLHVDEDEFYRHLMREEFFNEKIDELSIDFNYNYILIQKGMDNLSLNPDECWKKLDKVQKKFIRDNIKLIPDMLYEVYYDLISVSSMDDTEIIEFTEEELGILAKYEHKYLIRKISETGFSILSFDKIMDYVRCWPKILSKSYLKIEKLKFRLSSEVNNNLKD
- a CDS encoding hemerythrin domain-containing protein — encoded protein: MDVKNLERQHNEIMNLTDYVLQNVKNHTVDENSIEIARSINTLSGKLRIHLFNEDKYLYPHLSSSPNKLLNMFGKKYSEEMKEVTGIYNSYKSKYNTPNKIKNSIDEFYEDTKKIFKVLSNRIFREEKELYPLLDE
- a CDS encoding DUF2207 domain-containing protein; this translates as MKKFLLCFFVLIAIVFFLPAKALASDSVNLSKFYIYSTINEDGSVSMKELITFDFDGSYNGAYRDISTRNTDGIYGVNVALVSKSASEVPFRHVESAENGDKDVFELIKQDDDLYRIKIYTPSRNEKRTFQITYTMKNVATRYKDTGEFFYDYWSSGNETEIDDLKIHVVIPKVMETGDIKAYYHGVLNGRVSVKNESVDYAFQHVGSNELVETRVLFPQEAISKSANVKNEDKLKDILNEEFNYKKQLEAKMARSALVAKIFNAVSTALGLLFIIIVFNVWRRLKYDSRDEYSVYVPFDIPEECTPAVAAYLVNGSVNGRTLYATILDLWRKDYLSIRKVETESKKHKADFIMTKNNKNLEGLLKHEIYFMAWLFETIGDGETVALSSIRKASENGGFDSKFGDWTYKIKDEAKSRNYYDKRANSAGVKLIAISIAAIIFSIVAIVLKAYLGVFSMLVSVFVLICGIYYCFRRSQYGKSQYEKWIKFRNYIKNTEFTYNEDTGYIEKYIPYAEALNMEKNSMGKLKSVFENTSPNMGWIYYYLIFDSMNLDEHEQFSYYMYNSFNTGSSGDSGTGSYGGGSSGSSGGGGAGGF